In Penicillium psychrofluorescens genome assembly, chromosome: 5, a single window of DNA contains:
- a CDS encoding uncharacterized protein (ID:PFLUO_007756-T1.cds;~source:funannotate) — translation MASNLPAQPNLRVTIIAADGLYKRDVFRFPDPFAVATIAGEQTHTTSVIKKTLNPYWNEPFDLKVNEDSILAIQIFDQKKFKKKDQGFLGVINVRIGDVIDLQMGGDEMLTRDLKKSSDNLVVHGKLIINLSTNLSTPHPSQPNGLHRQQAQSSTSSGLVPQIAAPASQAPPGISQVDMSTAAASSSSLNQRTPTTAPPPISAISAGATGAAAAVTGAAAARTNASSFEDSQGRLPAGWERREDNLGRTYYVDHNTRTTTWQRPSANYNAQAQRSQNEATMQRERRAHESRMLPEDRTGSNSPNPPDATQTPPPPAGSSAANAVSMMATGATTAGTGELPPGWEQRNTPEGRPYFVDHNTRTTTWVDPRRQQYIRMFAQGQATGGNNTTIQQQPVSQLGPLPSGWEMRLTNTARVYFVDHNTKTTTWDDPRLPSSLDQGVPQYKRDFRRKLIYFRSQPALRILTGQCHVKVRRNNIFEDSYAEIMRQSASDLKKRLMIKFDGEDGLDYGGLSREFFFLLSHEMFNPFYCLFEYSAHDNYTLQINPHSGVNPEHLNYFKFIGRVVGLAIFHRRFLDSFFIGAFYKMMLRKKVTLQDMEGVDEDLHRNLAWTLDNDIEGIVELTFSVDDEKFGERRTIDLIPNGRDIPVSNENKAQYIELVTEWKIMKRVEEQFNAFMSGFNELIPADLVNVFDERELELLIGGIADIDVDDWKKHTDYRGYQEQDEVIQNFWKIVRTWDAEQKSRLLQFTTGTSRIPVNGFKDLQGSDGPRRFTVEKSGDPAALPKSHTCFNRLDLPPYKTHDTLEHKLTIAVEETLGFGQE, via the exons TTTCGACCAGAAAAagttcaagaagaaggatcaAGGCTTCCTTGGTGTCATCAACGTGCGCATCGGAGATGTGATCGATCTTCAAATGGGTGGTGATG AGATGCTCACTCGGGACCTGAAAAAGTCGAGCGATAACCTCGTCGTGCACGGCAAACTAATCATCAATCTGTCGACAAACCTCAGTACCCCGCATCCCAGTCAGCCGAATGGCCTCCACCGTCAGCAAGCTCAATCGTCAACTTCCAGTGGCCTCGTCCCGCAAATTGCCGCCCCGGCCTCCCAGGCACCGCCAGGCATCAGTCAAGTCGACATGTCGACTGCCGCTGCGTCGAGCTCGTCGCTGAACCAACGGACGCCTACAACCGCCCCACCCCCCATTAGTGCCATTAGTGCCGGAGCGACTGgtgccgctgctgctgtaaccggtgccgccgccgctcgcACGAATGCCAGCTCCTTTGAAGATAGTCAAGGTCGGCTGCCCGCTGGGTGGGAGCGCCGGGAGGATAACCTGGGACGGACGTACTATGTGGACCATAACACAAGGACCACGACCTGGCAGCGGCCGTCGGCCAACTATAATGCGCAGGCTCAACGCTCGCAGAATGAGGCCACCATGCAGCGCGAACGTCGGGCCCATGAGAGCCGAATGCTTCCTGAGGATCGGACTGGCTCGAATTCTCCGAATCCACCAGATGCGACGCAaactccacctccaccggcAGGGTCGTCAGCCGCTAACGCGGTTTCAATGATGGCGACGGGTGCTACCACTGCTGGCACTGGAGAGCTTCCTCCAGGATGGGAACAGCGGAACACACCAGAAGGCCGCCCTTACTTTGTCGACCACAATACCCGGACCACGACCTGGGTTGATCCGCGCCGGCAGCAATACATCCGTATGTTTGCGCAGGGTCAAGCCACTGGTGGGAACAATACCACGATTCAGCAACAGCCTGTGTCGCAACTGGGTCCGTTGCCCAGTGGGTGGGAGATGCGTCTGACCAACACCGCTCGGGTGTATTTCGTGGATCACAATACGAAGACGACCACGTGGGACGATCCCCGACTGCCCTCGTCACTCGACCAGGGTGTTCCGCAGTACAAGCGTGACTTCCGACGCAAGCTGATCTACTTCCGATCCCAGCCTGCGCTCCGCATCTTGACTGGGCAGTGCCACGTCAAGGTCCGCCGcaacaacatcttcgagGACTCTTATGCCGAAATCATGCGGCAGAGCGCTTCGGATCTCAAGAAGCGGCTGATGATCAAATTCGACGGGGAAGACGGTCTGGATTACGGTGGTCTTTCTCG tgaattcttcttcctcctttcccACGAAATGTTCAATCCCTTCTACTGTCTCTTCGAATACTCCGCCCACGATAATTATACCCTGCAGATTAATCCTCACTCCGGCGTCAACCCGGAGCATCTCAACTACTTCAAGTTCATTGGCCGAGTGGTTGGTCTGGCCATCTTCCATCGCCGCTTCCTGGACTCATTCTTCATCGGAGCCTTCTACAAGATGATGCTGCGGAAGAAGGTCACTCTCCAGGACATGGAAGGCGTGGATGAGGATCTGCACCGGAATTTGGCCTGGACTCTGGATAATGACATCGAAGGGATTGTGGAACTCACCTTTtcggtggatgatgagaagtTTGGCGAGCGTCGCACTATTGATTTGATACCCAATGGCCGGGACATCCCCGTCAGTAACGAGAACAAGGCGCAGTACATTGA GTTGGTTACGGAGTGGAAGATTATGAAGCGGGTCGAGGAGCAGTTCAACGCGTTCATGTCTGGTTTCAACGAGCTGATCCCCGCGGATCTGGTCAACGTCTTCGACgagcgcgagctggagctgctcatcGGCGGTATTGCCGATATCGACGTGGACGACTGGAAGAAGCACACCGACTACCGTGGCTACCAGGAGCAGGACGAGGTGATTCAGAATTTCTGGAAGATCGTCCGCACCTGGGACGCCGAGCAGAAGTCGCGTCTTCTCCAGTTCACCACCGGAACGTCGCGTATCCCCGTCAACGGATTCAAGGATCTCCAGGGCTCTGACGGACCTCGACGATTCACGGTTGAGAAGTCTGGCGACCCTGCTGCGTTGCCTAAGTCGCACACATG CTTCAACCGTCTTGATCTTCCTCCGTACAAGACGCATGATACCCTGGAGCACAAATTGACTATCGCAGTGGAAGAGACGCTTGGTTTTGGACAGGAATAG
- a CDS encoding uncharacterized protein (ID:PFLUO_007757-T1.cds;~source:funannotate) yields the protein MNSLNILSSRVIGQSSSATRPRSQSQGEIWRPDNLAKHRSYSENNFRSLTPEQGYDGAESPAEEEDQEKETTHTLDEKTPLLHSNQDAATLAVRSPWRLITKRIVDAITETIRFILSTLAAPGVYVAQFFRDDEGRYSLLAPIRKVRRSRTGPANLSEKGIEGRHRSGSTRKLKPQTSRDSIASSTSESETDRQSLKPLTSSKNGSPKSNAQDPDQPSEEGTPRRSIRIKLHNEESLKRQRQRRNHSADMGPPMPEGVTRIQGAVNLDSLKSPTSPSVHRITKYPHSPTPPRPLLPPRLPSYTPAPRNAKIPQKTLVLDLDETLIHSLAKGGRMSSGHMVEVKLSMPMTTALSPGGPQTTLGPQHPILYYVHKRPHCDDFLRKICKWYKLVVFTASVQEYADPVIDWLEQERKYFQARYYRQHCTFRNGAYIKDLSSVEPDLSKVMILDNSPMSYIFHEDNAIPIEGWINDPTDNGLLHLIPMLESLQYVTDVRALLALRRGEAET from the exons ATGAACTCGCTGAACATCCTGTCCTCGCGAGTCATCGGCCAGTCCTCCAGTGCCACGCGGCCACGATCACAGTCCCAGGGCGAGATCTGGCGTCCGGATAACTTGGCGAAACACCGGTCGTATAGCGAGAATAACTTCCGGTCCCTCACCCCCGAACAGGGTTACGATGGCGCCGAATCGCCcgcggaggaagaagatcaggagaaggagacaacACATACATTAGACGAGAAAACACCATTATTGCACAGCAACCAGGATGCCGCTACACTTGCGGTCAGAAGCCCTTGGCGGCTGATCACCAAGCGCATCGTTGATGCGATTACCGAGACGATCCGGTTCATTCTGTCTACTCTCGCTGCCCCTGGCGTATATGTCGCTCAATTCTTCCGCGACGATGAAGGGCGTTACTCGCTACTTGCCCCAATTAGGAAAGTACGGAGATCCCGTACCGGCCCAGCGAACCTGTCAGAAAAGGGGATAGAAGGTCGGCATCGCAGTGGCTCAACCCGCAAGCTGAAGCCCCAAACATCCCGCGACTCTATTGCATCAAGCACATCTGAGTCCGAAACAGACCGACAGAGTCTGAAACCTTTGACCAGCAGCAAAAATGGGTCTCCCAAGTCGAATGCTCAGGACCCAGATCAACCTTCAGAAGAGGGTACACCGCGCCGGTCCATACGAATCAAGCTCCATAACGAAGAATCTCTCAAACGGCAGAGACAACGGCGGAACCATAGCGCTGATATGGGCCCGCCCATGCCCGAGGGTGTCACACGAATCCAGGGAGCCGTCAACCTGGACAGCTTGAAATCCCCCACTTCTCCCTCTGTCCATCGCATCACTAAATACCCCCACTCCCCAACACCGCCACGGCCACTCCTCCCGCCACGACTCCCTTCATATACTCCTGCCCCGCGCAATGCCAAGATCCCGCAGAAGACCTTGGTGCTGGACCTCGACGAGACGCTCATCCACTCCCTCGCCAAGGGCGGCCGCATGTCCAGCGGCCATATGGTCGAGGTCAAGCTGTCGATGCCCATGACCACGGCGCTGTCTCCCGGCGGGCCACAGACCACGCTGGGACCGCAGCATCCGATTCTGTACTATGTGCACAAGCGGCCCCACTGCGATGACTTCCTGCGCAAGATCTGCAAGTGGTACAAGCTCGTGGTCTTCACGGCCAGTGTCCAGGAATACGCCGACCCGGTGATCGACTGGCTCGAGCAGGAGCGCAAGTACTTCCAGGCCCGCTACTACCGGCAGCATTGTACATTCCGCAACGGCGCGTACATCAAGGACCTGAGCTCTGTCGAGCCGGATCTGAGCAAGGTGATGATCTTGGACAACAGCCCGATGAGCTACATCTTCCACGAGG ACAAcgccatccccatcgaaGGCTGGATCAACGACCCAACCGACAACGGTCTGCTCCATCTGATTCCCATGCTGGAGTCCCTGCAGTACGTCACGGATGTCCGCGCACTGCTAGCACTGCGCCGAGGCGAGGCCGAGACATAA
- a CDS encoding uncharacterized protein (ID:PFLUO_007758-T1.cds;~source:funannotate), which yields MPSTSLALTPGLASFLKSLKTNPIDTSIENLISLLKRRQIRHSRSCATATAYLLLRVISACRTSDPVKLIERVQSVGRRLVAAQAREMVVGNIVRRVLGLIRDEAEDDRDAEFALSEAGSESQPQTPRALDDTSFPLDRDSPSMRPDGDRSSSRPPLTSMFSLLSHPEPEASLPSTPGSASPGGRGPGQGSKDVRAEVLEGINEIIDELGQVDDQIAAYALDHIHSNEIILTHTSSTTVQKFLLKAAAKRKFTVIHAESFPNNHEATHATVSGTASSEDELMSVESFQKPLIALGITVILIPDSAVFALMSRVNKVILGTHSVLANGGLIAAAGTRVIARAAKVHQTPVVVVSGVYKLSPVYPFDFDSLIEYGDASKVLSYEDGDLVDKIEVQNPLYDYVPAELVDLYITNLGGHAPSYLYRIVSDHYRMEDISF from the exons ATGCCCTCAACGTCGCTGGCCCTGACGCCGGGCCTGGCCTCGTTCCTCAAGTCGCTCAAGACCAACCCGATTGACACATCGATCGAGAACCTCATTTC GCTGCTCAAGCGACGACAGATCCGTCATTCCCGGTCATGCGCTACAGCAACCGCCTACCTGCTCTTGCGGGTGATCTCAGCATGTCGGACTTCAGACCCAGTCAAGCTCATCGAGCGAGTGCAGAGCGTGGGAAGACGCCTAGTGGCAGCGCAGGCCCGCgagatggtggtgggaaATATCGTGCGCCGAGTTCTGGGATTGATTCGtgacgaggcggaggatgatCGGGATGCTGAATTCGCCCTCAGCGAGGCCGGATCGGAGAGCCAGCCTCAGACACCACGCGCACTGGATG ACACATCATTCCCTCTGGACAGAGACTCGCCTTCGATGCGGCCAGACGGCGACCGGTCTTCATCCCGGCCCCCTCTGACTTCGATGTTCAGTCTGCTCTCCCACCCAGAGCCAGAGGCATCGCTTCCAAGCACGCCAGGCTCTGCATCACCTGGTGGTCGGGGACCAGGCCAAGGCAGCAAAGATGTGCGGGCAGAGGTGCTGGAGGGCATCAATGAGATCATTGACGAATTGGGCCAAGTCGACGACCAGATCGCTGCTTATGCTTTGGATCACATCCACTCCAACGAGATTATCCTCACACATACATCGTCCACTACGGTGCAAAAATTTCTCCtcaaggccgccgccaagCGCAAGTTCACCGTTATCCACGCGGAATCTTTCCCCAACAACCATGAGGCCACCCATGCTACTGTCAGTGGCACCGCTAGCAGCGAAGACGAGCTGATGAGCGTGGAGTCCTTCCAGAAGCCGCTGATCGCcctcggcatcaccgtcATTCTCATCCCAGACTCTGCCGTCTTTGCTCTCATGTCCCGAGTGAACAAGGTCATCCTCGGCACTCACTCTGTACTCGCCAACGGCGGTCTCATAGCCGCAGCCGGCACCCGCGTCATTGCTCGCGCCGCCAAGGTGCACCAGACCCCCGTTGTGGTCGTGAGCGGTGTCTACAAGCTCAGCCCTGTTTATCCATTCGATTTCGACTCGCTCATCGAGTACGGCGACGCAAGCAAGGTCCTCTCATACGAAGACGGTGACTTGGTCGACAAAATTGAAGTCCAGAATCCGTTATATGACTATGTCcctgccgagctggtcgatctcTACATTACGAACCT AGGTGGTCATGCGCCGTCGTATCTCTACCGGATTGTCTCGGACCATTACCGCATGGAGGATATCAGCTTTTGA
- a CDS encoding uncharacterized protein (ID:PFLUO_007759-T1.cds;~source:funannotate), translating into MGKGKPRGLNAARKLQANRKEQRWADLHFKKRLLGTAFKSSPFGGASHAKGIVLEKVGVEAKQPNSAIRKCVKVQLIKNGKKVAAFVPNDGCLNFIDENDEVLLAGFGRKGKAKGDIPGVRFKVVKVSGVSLLALWKEKKEKPRS; encoded by the exons ATGGGTAAAGGCAAGCCCCGTGGTTTGAACGCTGCGCGCAAGCTCCAGGCCAACCGCAAGGAGCAGCGCTGGGCCGATCTGCACTTCAAGAAGCGCCTCCTCGGTACCGCCTTCAAGTCATCTCCCTTCGGTGGTGCCTCGCACGCCAAGGGCATCGTCCTCGAGAAGGTCGGTGTTGAGGCCAAGCAGCCCAACTCCGCCATTCGGAAGTGTGTCAAGGTCcagctgatcaagaacggcaagaaggtcgcTGCTTTCG TCCCCAATGACGGTTGCCTGAACTTCATCGACGAGAACGACGAGGTCCTCCTGGCCGGTTTCGGTCGTAAGGGTAAGGCCAAGGGCGATATTCCCGGTGTCCGTTTCAAGGTCGTCAAGGTCTCCGGTGTCAGTCTGCTCGCCCtgtggaaggagaagaaggagaagcccCGCTCTTAA
- a CDS encoding uncharacterized protein (ID:PFLUO_007760-T1.cds;~source:funannotate) — translation MNDQSRKPRDSQRQPPPALFQGPPSRNASNISLPVPPAASSRGTPAGSQPPPRQRKRTPGEAEILDNRGLLSPFARRRPSKIDVDGSDTVWQEMQTALSEVDLSAVTTENVYGEKHAQALEDLRMKQLKLAQAWARSEADDEVAGPSHSAKEEGSAPGRSTSRSRASVRGQSRDATESRAPFDGVSHHTLDEETEKDILLARRRREANDRYFDRVNQGVLDVVAKLEEVAQAMRTVERESKDIWSDSESVATAASSAASDAE, via the coding sequence ATGAATGATCAGTCGCGAAAACCACGTGACTCTCAGCGAcagcctcctccagctctaTTCCAGGGCCCGCCCTCCCGCAATGCATCTAATATTTCTCTCCCCGTGCCGCCAGCGGCATCCTCGCGAGGCACTCCCGCCGGCAGCCAACCACCACCCCGGCAGCGCAAACGCACACCAGGCGAAGCAGAGATACTAGATAATCGCGGCTTGCTGTCACCATTTGCTAGGCGGAGGCCCTCCAAAATTGACGTCGATGGCTCCGACACCGTGTGGCAGGAGATGCAGACCGCGCTGTCGGAGGTGGACCTCAGCGCCGTGACGACCGAGAACGTCTACGGCGAGAAGCACGCACAAGCGCTGGAAGACCTGCGAATGAAGCAGCTCAAACTCGCCCAGGCGTGGGCCCGCAGTGAGGCGGACGATGAGGTCGCCGGCCCTAGTCACAGTGCGAAAGAGGAGGGGAGTGCTCCCGGGAGGAGTACGTCGCGCAGTCGGGCGTCTGTGAGAGGACAAAGCCGTGATGCCACGGAGAGCAGGGCTCCTTTTGATGGTGTGTCGCATCATACGTtggatgaagagacggagaaaGATATTCTGCTGGCgcgtcgacggcgagaagcTAATGATCGTTACTTTGATCGCGTCAATCAGGGCGTCTTGGATGTGGTGGCCAAACTGGAGGAGGTGGCTCAGGCCATGCGCACCGTGGAGCGCGAGAGCAAAGATATCTGGAGTGACTCTGAGAGTGTTGCTACGgcggcatcgtcggcggcgtcCGACGCGGAGTGA
- a CDS encoding uncharacterized protein (ID:PFLUO_007761-T1.cds;~source:funannotate): MGFFAGFFSGFALTTSVLYLTVQVHRSTRLEQRRAIREQVDQINWLASSAGAYDRRFAPKEKDLRDIEERRRTAAQQQPTMKEVLKHRWNQEVEILARKAHESRWEDVRETAVEGWRAALRLVKKE, from the exons ATGGGCTTTTTCGCTGGCTTT TTCAGCGGCTTCGCCCTCACCACCTCCGTCCTCTACCTCACCGTGCAAGTGCACCGCTCCACGCGTCTGGAGCAGCGCAGGGCCATTCGCGAACAAGTCGACCAAATAAACTGGCTCGCCTCGTCTGCAGGCGCCTATGACCGACGCTTTGCcccgaaagaaaaagacctCCGAGATATTGAGGAACGGCGGCGAACagcggcccagcagcagccgacAATGAAAGAGGTTCTCAAACATCGGTGGAATCAGGAGGTTGAGATCCTGGCAAGGAAGGCACATGAGAGTCGCTGGGAGGATGTGAGGGAAACCGCTGTTGAAGGGTGGAGGGCTGCTCTGCGGTTGGTGAAGAAAGAATAA
- a CDS encoding uncharacterized protein (ID:PFLUO_007762-T1.cds;~source:funannotate), whose amino-acid sequence MAGGAGKYRHLSRKSSHRQALLRNLVTSLFENESITTTWAKAKETQRLADKLITLGKKNTEASRRRALEIFYKPHQIVPKLFGELRERYATRPGGYTRVLRIEPRNQFEFYKKPRGDKSPRDPKPVDQAESAILELVDGPKDVRFAMTARAVARQREKGLQTPNQLTMLNVGKVTRFRKDGVEELEDAIKELSIKKEHGRGNEVER is encoded by the exons ATGGCCGGCGGCGCAGGGAAATACCGGCATCTCAGCCGCAAGTCGTCGCACCGACAGGCTCTGCTGCGCAACTTGGTGACCTCGTTATTCGAGAACGAATCTATCACAACGACATGGGCCAAGGCGAAAGAGACACAACGCTTAGCAGACAAGTTGATCAcgctgggcaagaagaacacagAAGCGAGCCGGAGACGAGCACTGGAGATTTTCTAC AAACCACATCAAATCGTCCCCAAACTCTTCGGCGAGTTACGCGAACGCTACGCCACCCGGCCAGGCGGATACACGCGCGTTCTGCGCATCGAGCCGCGCAATCAATTCGAATTTTACAAGAAGCCCAGGGGCGACAAGAGCCCGCGGGATCCGAAGCCGGTGGATCAGGCTGAGAGTGCGATCCTGGAGCTTGTGGACGGACCGAAGGATGTGCGGTTTGCCATGACGGCAAGGGCGGTGGCAAGGCAGCGGGAGAAGGGCCTGCAGACGCCGAATCAATTGACTATGTTGAATGTGGGCAAAGTGACGCGGTTCCGGAAGGATggggtggaggagttggaggatgcGATTAAGGAGTTGAGTATTAAGAAGGAGCATGGGCGAGGGAATGAAGTGGAACGGTGA
- a CDS encoding uncharacterized protein (ID:PFLUO_007763-T1.cds;~source:funannotate), whose translation MFIAAMDAPPHIRPISASDDNENLRSSDASPSPLPHESSAAVPAPHSVDDLGKAVEGIDLSLKTGLEGRELLLDGHGHSLLKRENSFEDDRTHLSNSSTKMTNFDSKSLASVTTFAMDEKDSVRPDDSASVQAIDEEESFSGPASGAPNSVTGSEAGGRAFRDFRDGSLLRPRGVLPVPGPLFNGTNQQHTGTNPPDSVSNNFVIPPESLQDGPNLHGFPLEADEKLLEAMKSPKDRLLILQLEEKIRYFVRESDEQSLELPPSNAFGRLLAHKLGDYYHLTHFVDNNVTSVRLHRTPFCRLPAPLSAVHASGSTTPPPSIPAMKIMRRTDGERPSTEGSVATSSSIPSKATSEAGDSGQDGDRTGSSADATPAKDRLTLTREEREAKYQEVRERIFRDFPDSAKSDTASGDSNPNMSRSSSTNGRKKTQRQRTPYDDSFEARSQFNAYYPGTPYNNGPAPYNSGVNEGSYPNQVPYLVGPGVSPPAGGHHIPPSQNNGMYPGQMAMSNMPQYPVAMSPQMASNGSWQGGNIPQQTPYSGYASANQSPGMMSQQPSSKLSPAMTNYAVPNPSHYPQGPNWPTSPYPGNYQQSLNQRNQPPVHWPNYSPSQSMPSNVGAYPYAQYPGQHLNPSLQNQSGPHAMPAGFARSQSHFNPQTRSFVPGGVPGGAPLGRHPNQGAQHTMQPYGSMHPGFQAQWTGYPDTAQGRNLDHTPSNRGPASAPRNSIAKWGTPSHLPPKPPPSQVTSDFDLKRTGPASVPGPSYPSNGIPGADNGPFVVSGGASMSKSN comes from the exons ATGTTC ATCGCCGCTATGGACGCGCCTCCTCACATCCGACCCATCTCGGCATCAGATGACAATGAAAATCTCCGATCATCCGATGCATCGCCAAGTCCCCTTCCACACGAGTCAAGTGCAGCAGTGCCTGCCCCACACTCCGTCGATGACCTGGGGAAAGCGGTAGAAGGGATCGATCTATCACTAAAGACAGGGCTTGAAGGCCGAGAACTCTTGCTGGACGGCCATGGTCACAGTTTGCTCAAGCGAGAGAATTCCTTCGAGGATGATCGCACTCATCTCTCAAACTCGTCTACCAAAATGACCAATTTCGATTCCAAGAGCCTGGCCTCAGTGACCACTTTTGCAATGGACGAGAAAGATTCTGTGCGTCCCGACGACAGTGCCAGTGTCCAAGCTATTGACGAAGAGGAGTCGTTTTCGGGTCCTGCCTCCGGCGCCCCGAATTCAGTAACAGGATCGGAGGCTGGTGGGCGTGCATTTCGCGACTTCCGCGATGGCAGCCTTCTGCGACCGCGCGGAGTTCTACCAGTGCCTGGTCCTCTCTTCAACGGCACTAACCAACAACACACTGGCACTAATCCCCCGGATTCTGTTTCGAACAATTTCGTGATTCCCCCTGAAAGCCTGCAAGATGGTCCAAACCTGCATGGTTTCCCTCTTGAGGCGGATGAAAAACTTTTGGAGGCCATGAAGTCTCCCAAAGACCGGCTACTGATCCTTCAACTGGAGGAAAAGATCCGCTACTTCGTCAGAGAATCCGA CGAGCAATCCTTGGAGCTACCTCCTTCGAATGCATTTGGGCGACTGCTTGCACATAAATTGGGAGATTATTACCATCTGACCCATTTTGTGGACAACAATGTTACGTCGGTTCGGCTCCATCGAACGCCATTCTGTCGACT TCCTGCGCCTTTGTCCGCCGTACATGCCTCCGGCAGTACCACCCCACCCCCGAGCATCCCAGCTATGAAGATCATGCGTCGAACGGACGGAGAGCGGCCCTCCACCGAAGGAAGCGTCGCGACGAGCTCATCCATTCCCTCCAAAGCCACATCAGAGGCTGGGGACAGCGGCCAAGATGGGGACCGCACGGGCTCATCGGCAGATGCGACGCCCGCCAAGGACCGGTTGACCCTCACACGAGAGGAGCGTGAGGCCAAATACCAGGAGGTGCGCGAACGCATCTTTCGCGATTTCCCGGACAGTGCCAAGTCAGACACTGCTAGCGGCGATTCAAACCCGAACATGTCACGCTCTAGCTCCACGAATgggcggaagaagacccagagACAGCGAACACCCTACGATGACAGTTTCGAAGCGCGGTCGCAGTTCAACGCTTACTATCCGGGAACGCCTTATAACAATGGGCCAGCGCCATACAATTCTGGCGTGAATGAAGGTTCATATCCCAACCAAGTCCCGTACTTGGTTGGACCGGGGGTATCACCTCCAGCAGGTGGGCATCACATACCTCCCAGTCAGAACAACGGCATGTATCCGGGTCAGATGGCCATGAGCAACATGCCGCAATATCCAGTGGCCATGTCGCCACAGATGGCCTCCAATGGCTCGTGGCAAGGAGGGAACATCCCGCAGCAGACGCCATACTCTGGGTATGCGTCGGCTAATCAGTCACCGGGCATGATGAGCCAGCAGCCATCCAGCAAATTGTCACCAGCGATGACCAACTACGCCGTTCCCAATCCTTCACACTATCCTCAGGGTCCTAATTGGCCCACATCACCTTATCCTGGAAACTACCAGCAATCCCTCAACCAACGGAATCAACCCCCCGTCCACTGGCCCAACTATTCTCCCTCACAGTCAATGCCTTCCAATGTGGGAGCCTATCCTTACGCCCAATATCCCGGACAACATCTCAACCCTTCCCTCCAGAACCAATCTGGTCCTCACGCGATGCCGGCTGGTTTCGCCAGATCCCAGTCCCACTTTAACCCCCAGACACGGTCTTTCGTTCCAGGCGGCGTCCCTGGCGGGGCTCCACTGGGTCGCCATCCAAACCAAGGCGCACAGCACACCATGCAGCCGTATGGTAGCATGCACCCCGGCTTTCAGGCCCAGTGGACTGGATACCCCGACACTGCCCAGGGTCGCAACCTCGACCATACACCTTCGAACCGTGGCCCTGCGTCGGCCCCTCGAAACTCGATCGCCAAATGGGGCACCCCATCTCATCTCCCTCCGAAACCGCCGCCATCCCAAGTGACTTCTGACTTCGACTTGAAGCGAACCGGCCCGGCCTCGGTCCCCGGCCCATCTTATCCCAGCAATGGGATTCCTGGCGCGGATAACGGACCCTTCGTGGTCTCCGGAGGGGCGAGTATGTCGAAGTCTAATTAA
- a CDS encoding uncharacterized protein (ID:PFLUO_007764-T1.cds;~source:funannotate), whose translation MARPSRTQQLQNPKLMPKLSNETPNDLQRTNGVADELLAKREEERGRKRSLDGDGSAEPYSKRTRSVSSHSANSVSTISTTRSRSASPARQGRDADGSARRTSQVSPAPSKSRKRRYSDASNDYSDSSYSSGARHRSRSREWAEDRNIRRRRRESSPEQRGRHRESGRHGSRRRRSRSQSADKSQIAKERRSMTPNTTREQPERRSYRDRANPPVSGGPKQEPRGRPGQPPRERSMSPYSKRLALTQTMNLGR comes from the exons ATGGCGCGACCATCGCGGACCCAGCAGTTGCAGAACCCGAAGTTGATGCCTAAACTCTCCAACGAGACCCCCAATGATCTCCAACGGAC AAACGGCGTGGCAGATGAGTTGCTCGCAAAacgggaggaggagcgcggCCGGAAGAGAAGCCTGGATGGAGACGGCAGCGCAGAGCCATACTCGAAAAGAACGAGGTCTGTATCGTCGCACTCGGCGAACTCAGTCTCGACAATATCCACGACCCGTTCTCGCTCAGCATCACCAGCACGTCAAGGACGAGACGCAGATGGCAGCGCTCGTCGGACTAGCCAAGTCTCCCCTGCGCCTTCAAAGTCCCGGAAAAGGCGATACAGTGATGCTTCAAACGACTATTCTGATTCATCTTACTCTTCCGGTGCGCGGCATCGCTCACGATCGCGGGAGTGGGCAGAGGATCGGAATATCAGACGGAGGCGTCGAGAGAGCAGCCCCGAACAGCGTGGGCGGCATCGCGAATCAGGTCGCCACGGTTCACGAAGACGCCGATCCCGCAGCCAGAGTGCGGACAAGAGTCAGATTGCGAAGGAACGACGGTCGATGACTCCCAATACTACTCGGGAGCAACCTGAAAGACGGTCCTATCGAGATCGAGCAAATCCACCGGTCTCAGGAGGGCCGAAACAAGAACCCAGGGGACGACCTGGCCAACCTCCCCGGGAGCGAAGTATGAGCCCTTACAGCAAGCGTCTTGCGTTGACCCAGACCATGAATCTGGGACGATAG